One Candidatus Wallbacteria bacterium genomic window carries:
- the lspA gene encoding signal peptidase II, which translates to MKRVLLYILLGLVVIIGLVSVWPFFVLRRSVRIVRRGFISYLPALLLFAGDWYTKRIATDQLCGLLPKPLLGSLLGLEYTKNFGAAFGIFQRQQWLFIAVALSAIIILFILSCDCSHKPAYLKLAYGCLLGGALGNLADRLSWGYVIDFIHLRGFPIFNLADLSIDIGLVLIFWYILREKKEVKFASDPV; encoded by the coding sequence ATGAAACGGGTGCTGCTGTATATTCTGCTCGGACTGGTCGTAATTATCGGTTTAGTCTCAGTCTGGCCTTTTTTTGTACTCAGGAGATCAGTCAGGATAGTTCGCCGGGGATTTATATCTTATCTTCCTGCCCTCCTGCTTTTTGCAGGGGACTGGTACACTAAGCGGATCGCCACTGACCAGCTCTGCGGGCTTCTCCCGAAGCCATTGCTGGGCAGCCTGCTCGGACTGGAATATACCAAGAATTTCGGCGCCGCATTCGGGATTTTCCAGCGCCAGCAATGGCTGTTCATCGCCGTGGCGCTGAGCGCCATCATCATCCTCTTCATCCTCAGTTGCGACTGCAGTCATAAACCTGCCTACCTGAAGTTAGCCTATGGCTGTTTACTTGGAGGAGCGCTTGGAAATCTGGCTGATCGCCTGTCATGGGGCTATGTGATTGATTTTATCCATCTCAGGGGATTTCCGATCTTCAACCTGGCAGATCTGTCCATTGACATTGGACTTGTGCTCATTTTCTGGTATATCCTGAGAGAGAAAAAAGAGGTGAAGTTTGCATCAGATCCTGTTTAA